Part of the Deltaproteobacteria bacterium genome, CCGAATGATGCAGCCAGGAGCGGGATGGTCGGGAACACCATCCCGTGCCCCAGGCTCATGAGCAGGACCGTGCCGTAGAGGAGCGCCAGACTGCCGGGCCGTGCGCCCGTCATTGGGAAAGAACCTCGGGGCCGGCGGGACTCAGGGTTTGGAGCCTCCATAAAGGGAGAGGCCGGAGCTCTTCTGGTGGCACGCCACGTCCTGGAAGCCCGCGCTCCGGAACCAAGCGAGCTGATCGTCCATGGTGGCCGATCCGCGATCGAGGTTGAAGAAATGCCCGCCGGAGCGCAGCCGCCCGAAGATCTCCTGGTAGACGTCCCCGATGATCTCTCCCACCCGGACGTTGTGGATGGCGTTGCACGACACCACGAGGTCGAACTCGCCGTCGGCCGCGCGGCTCCAGTCCTTCTTGCTGAAGTCCGAGATGACGTACTCGAACCGTCCCGCGAGGTCCTTCATGCGTTCGCTGCCGAGGTCGGCCATGGCCGCGGAGCCGTCATGGCACACCGCCGTGGCCCGGGGAAAGGATTCCAGGAGAAATTTGCTGAGCGCACCGTAGCCGCACCCGACGTCCATGAACCGGAAGGCATCCCCGCTCTCGAACGGTATCAGCTCCGCGATAAGCGCGAACTGGCGGGCCCGCAACGTTTCGTTGCGCCGCTGGCGTTGAGCCCAATCCTCGACGTATTCCGGGGAATTCCAATCATGCTGCCGGAGCGGGTCGGTGATCTGTGCCATGAATGCTTCTCGACCTCCTCTCGAAGGGTCCTTCAACGTAGCGAAACGGGACGGAGGACCCGCGTTGATCAGAGTTTGCTTAGACCATATGTCCGCGGATGTCCAGGTTGACAGCCGGACCCGGCGGGCTTATAGATTGCGACGGTGAAGGGATGCCCTGGGGCTCTTCCATCCCTCCGTTGCTCCGCCCTACCATGATCAACGCCAGGATACTGATCGTCCAGGACCACGCCTCGGACGCCGCGGCCCTCGAAGCGTGCCTGCAGGAGCTGGGCCATACGGTCTGCGCCACCGTTTCGTCCGTGGAGCAGGCCCTTGAGAAAGCCGCGGAAACGCACCCCGACCTTGCGCTGATCGACCTCGGGCCCGAAGACGGCCTGGACGGCGTCGAGGTCGCTCAACGCATCGGAAGTCCGCTGGACATTCCGGTGGTCTATCTCACCGGCGAGGTCGACGAGGCCCGGTGGCAGCGGGCCCAGGCCGCCCGTCCCTTCGGCTACGTGCTGAAGCCGTTCGAGAAACCGCAACTGCACCTGAACATCCGGACGGCCCTTTCCCTGCACGAGAGGGAACGGGCACAGCGAGAGGCCCGAGGCGGACTGGACCGGACCATCGACGAACTGAGAAGCCGGGCCCGCCTCCTGGAGGCGGTCCTCGACAGCATCGACGACGGAGTCATCGCCGCCGACGAGAACGGCGAAACCCTGGTGTTCAACGCCGGCGCCGGACGCATGTTCGGTTCCGTCGGGCCGGATGCGGCAAAGGACCAACGGTCCGGCACATTCGGCGCCTTCCTGCCGGATCGCGTCACGCCGTTTCCGCACGCCGACTTTCCGCTCACGCGAGCCGTCGCCGGCCAGTCCACGGACGACGTCGAGATGTTCGTGCGCGATCCGGATACGTCGGCCGGGCGCCTCGTCCGCGTCAGCGGACGGCCCATCCATGGCGGCGAGCACGCGGGAGGGGTCATCGTGTGCCGCGACGTCACCCGTGACAGGGAGGCCTCGGCCCGCCTGGAGCAGGCGGTGGAAGAGATGCGCCTCCGGGGCGAGACCATGACGACCGTGCTGGACAAACTCGGCGACGGCATCGTCATCTCCGACGCCACCGAGCGCAGCACCTTTCTGAACGCGGCCGCCAAGCGGCTTCTCGGCACCGGGGTTCTCGACGCGCCCTTCAGCGAACATTCCCGTACGTACGGCATCTTCCATCCCGACAAGGAAACGCACGTTTCCACCGAGGAGCTTCCGCTGGTGCGCGCCGTCAACGGCCATGACACCGACGACATGCCGCTGTTCATCCGCAACGAGGACAATCCGGACGGAATGGTCGTCATGGCCCGGGGCCGGTCCGTGGAGAGCACGGCTACCGGCAAGGTCGCGGCCGGCATGGCCATCCTTCGACCCGCCGCCGATCACGGCGGTACGAGAGCCGGCCTGGACGATATCGTCGGCAATCTGCGGCGCAAGAACGAGATGCTGGAATCCATCTGCGACAACATCAGCGACGGCATCATCGTGGCGGACGCCACAGGCCAGGTATTGTTCGTCAACTCGACGACGTTGAAGATCTTCGGCGAGTGGTTTACCGAACCAGCGGTGGCGGACTGGTCCGCGACATACGGCATTTTTTATCCCGACATCAAGACACCCGTCCCCACCGAACAGCTTCCGGTGGTGCGCGCGCTCCAGGGTGAGGAAACCGGTGAGATGGAGCTGTTCATACGCAACGAGAGCAATCGGGAGGGGACCTACATCATCAGCCGGGCATCACCCATCTTCAACGGCGACCGGACCGCGGTCGTCGCCGCCATGTGCACCTTTCGCGACATCACCCGGGAAAAGGAGGCCGAAGACAGACTGGAAAGCACCGGCAGCGATCTGCGCAGCCAGACCCAGCTCCTGGAAACCGTCTTCAACAGCATGAGCGAAGGCATCGTGGTCGCGGACGCGACCGGGAAGTTTCTGTACGTAAACCCATCCGCCCAAGAAATCGTCGGCATGGGCCCGGTGGATGAGCCTCCCGAAGAATGGGCTCAAGTGTACGGCACCTACTATCCCGACCGGCAAACCCCCATCAAGTCCGAGGACCTGCCGCTCCAGCGCGCCATACTCAAGGGCGAGTCCGTCGACGAGGAGGACGTGTTCATCCGCAACCAGAACAGGCCGGACGGCATCTACATCAGAGTGAGCGCGCGGCCGCTACTCCACGATGTCGCCGGCGTCCGAGGGGGTGTGATCATCTTCCGCGACGTCACCGAGCAGGTGAACGCACAGGAAGCGCTGGCCCGGGCGTTCGCCCAGGGCCGGTTGGAGATCGTCGAGACCATCCTCCACAACATCGGCAATGCGATCAACAGCGTCACCGTCGGCATCGAGACCGTGCGCCATACGCTGGCCGCCGATCCGCTCGCGCGACGTCTCCGCGCCCTCGCCGATGCCCTCAAGGACCATCAGGCCGATTGGATCGATTACATCTCCAAAGATCCACAGGGCCGGAAGGCCCTGCCGTTCGTCATCGCCATCGCGGACGATTTCGCCAAGCGGAACGAAGCGTTGGCGAGGACCGTCGAACGGGTCGAGCGCAGGGCGAATCACATCGCGGATATCGTCCGCACCCAGAAGGCGATCGGCGGCCCGAGCATGAGCTGGAAAGACATCAACCTGAAGGATGCGCTCACGGAGGCCGCCAGGGTCTTGCAGGATTCGCTCGATCGAAGAGGGATCCGCATCGAGATCGACTGCGAGGACGCGCCCAGGGAGATCCGTATCCAGGAGAGTCCGTTTCACCAGACGATC contains:
- a CDS encoding class I SAM-dependent methyltransferase, translating into MAQITDPLRQHDWNSPEYVEDWAQRQRRNETLRARQFALIAELIPFESGDAFRFMDVGCGYGALSKFLLESFPRATAVCHDGSAAMADLGSERMKDLAGRFEYVISDFSKKDWSRAADGEFDLVVSCNAIHNVRVGEIIGDVYQEIFGRLRSGGHFFNLDRGSATMDDQLAWFRSAGFQDVACHQKSSGLSLYGGSKP
- a CDS encoding PAS domain S-box protein, yielding MPWGSSIPPLLRPTMINARILIVQDHASDAAALEACLQELGHTVCATVSSVEQALEKAAETHPDLALIDLGPEDGLDGVEVAQRIGSPLDIPVVYLTGEVDEARWQRAQAARPFGYVLKPFEKPQLHLNIRTALSLHERERAQREARGGLDRTIDELRSRARLLEAVLDSIDDGVIAADENGETLVFNAGAGRMFGSVGPDAAKDQRSGTFGAFLPDRVTPFPHADFPLTRAVAGQSTDDVEMFVRDPDTSAGRLVRVSGRPIHGGEHAGGVIVCRDVTRDREASARLEQAVEEMRLRGETMTTVLDKLGDGIVISDATERSTFLNAAAKRLLGTGVLDAPFSEHSRTYGIFHPDKETHVSTEELPLVRAVNGHDTDDMPLFIRNEDNPDGMVVMARGRSVESTATGKVAAGMAILRPAADHGGTRAGLDDIVGNLRRKNEMLESICDNISDGIIVADATGQVLFVNSTTLKIFGEWFTEPAVADWSATYGIFYPDIKTPVPTEQLPVVRALQGEETGEMELFIRNESNREGTYIISRASPIFNGDRTAVVAAMCTFRDITREKEAEDRLESTGSDLRSQTQLLETVFNSMSEGIVVADATGKFLYVNPSAQEIVGMGPVDEPPEEWAQVYGTYYPDRQTPIKSEDLPLQRAILKGESVDEEDVFIRNQNRPDGIYIRVSARPLLHDVAGVRGGVIIFRDVTEQVNAQEALARAFAQGRLEIVETILHNIGNAINSVTVGIETVRHTLAADPLARRLRALADALKDHQADWIDYISKDPQGRKALPFVIAIADDFAKRNEALARTVERVERRANHIADIVRTQKAIGGPSMSWKDINLKDALTEAARVLQDSLDRRGIRIEIDCEDAPREIRIQESPFHQTIVNLIKNSLEAIDALAASGGLEEAPRIHIRAHVEDDFFLLDVTDNGIGIDMKRHKLIFAAGYTTKESGSGLGLYSSASFVTGSGGQIYPMSDGIGSGTTMRIRLRRSSITPPAAVRSEMEP